One stretch of Patescibacteria group bacterium DNA includes these proteins:
- a CDS encoding PIG-L family deacetylase, with protein MKPKKKPVNTKALVIVAHPDDETIWMGGFIAMHPKVKWTIFSLCRGNDPDRKPKFLKTCRYYKAKAVIADWEDEGKLSLKKSIPIAKKIIIKKLKKTDREKFDWIFTHGKTGEYGHPRHIGAHQAVNSLVKGGILKPKNIFYFNYKKSGKKKFSRPLAENDSDLLITLTGEEFKRKKGVMTGIYGFDAKGIDAGYCANPESFKIKSYKN; from the coding sequence ATGAAACCGAAAAAAAAACCTGTTAATACCAAAGCGCTGGTTATTGTCGCTCATCCGGACGATGAAACTATCTGGATGGGCGGTTTTATCGCAATGCATCCAAAGGTGAAATGGACAATTTTTTCCTTGTGCCGGGGAAATGACCCCGACAGAAAACCAAAATTTCTAAAAACATGCAGATATTATAAAGCCAAAGCGGTAATCGCCGACTGGGAAGACGAAGGCAAGTTGTCCCTGAAAAAATCAATTCCAATTGCCAAAAAAATAATTATTAAAAAATTGAAAAAAACGGATCGGGAGAAATTTGACTGGATTTTTACCCATGGAAAAACGGGCGAATACGGGCACCCCAGGCATATCGGCGCCCATCAAGCAGTCAATTCGTTGGTCAAGGGCGGAATATTAAAACCAAAAAATATATTTTATTTCAATTATAAAAAATCCGGCAAAAAAAAATTCTCCCGCCCGCTGGCTGAAAATGACTCCGATTTGCTTATTACGCTGACGGGAGAAGAATTTAAGAGAAAAAAGGGAGTGATGACCGGTATTTACGGTTTTGACGCAAAGGGAATTGACGCGGGTTATTGCGCTAATCCTGAATCATTTAAGATAAAAAGTTATAAAAATTAA
- a CDS encoding glycosyltransferase family 4 protein, with protein MKIAVLYVHPPEPDGLSIQGNLLYRGLKEIGIEVMPCHYFSSFQKQWVLKAFKPDIAIGIGCWTYVPDIVLSPQANGVIPVPWLVANGWVANYKNILGSLPLVFTTSNWVTGTYKRDGVDTKNFETLPIGFDPKEIRPMSRNDQKIQELRRLLNIQPHEKMILTIGGDVTSKGAQEMLKALAEIDKEFKDWKYVMKHWDSESAEIHGEEERLLIDRLGIPSHKIIYLSGAFSHDFMPYLIAACDVYAAPSRLEGFGMIQMEAEACGRPVLSIDVGGPVDTIIHGKTGFLAAVGEEIKLTEEWAYESMGFDADHKIIFDEPKVLAYRASVPDLVKYLKILLTDDKLREKMGEEAHKHAMANFQYTDVAKQALEMIKEKIKLN; from the coding sequence ATGAAAATAGCCGTTCTATATGTTCACCCTCCTGAACCGGATGGTTTAAGCATCCAGGGCAATTTATTATATCGCGGGTTAAAAGAAATCGGCATTGAAGTCATGCCTTGCCATTATTTTTCCAGTTTTCAAAAACAATGGGTTCTAAAGGCGTTTAAACCGGATATCGCCATTGGCATCGGATGCTGGACTTATGTGCCGGACATTGTTCTAAGCCCCCAAGCAAACGGAGTTATCCCCGTGCCATGGCTGGTGGCCAATGGTTGGGTGGCAAATTACAAAAATATTTTAGGTTCCCTGCCCCTGGTTTTCACAACTTCAAACTGGGTAACCGGAACCTATAAACGCGACGGCGTGGACACAAAAAATTTTGAAACTTTGCCGATCGGTTTTGATCCCAAGGAAATAAGGCCAATGTCGCGCAACGACCAAAAAATTCAAGAATTGCGGCGCCTGCTCAATATTCAGCCGCACGAAAAAATGATTTTGACTATCGGCGGCGACGTTACGTCCAAGGGAGCGCAAGAAATGTTAAAAGCCTTGGCGGAAATAGACAAGGAATTTAAAGATTGGAAATATGTAATGAAACATTGGGATTCGGAGTCAGCTGAAATTCACGGAGAAGAAGAGCGGTTGTTAATTGACAGGTTGGGCATCCCCTCCCATAAAATTATTTATCTTTCCGGCGCTTTTTCCCATGACTTTATGCCTTATTTAATCGCGGCCTGCGACGTTTACGCGGCCCCGTCGCGGCTTGAAGGCTTCGGCATGATCCAAATGGAAGCCGAGGCTTGCGGCCGGCCGGTCCTGTCTATTGACGTTGGCGGTCCGGTTGATACGATTATTCACGGCAAAACCGGATTTTTGGCGGCGGTCGGCGAGGAAATAAAACTAACCGAGGAATGGGCCTATGAATCCATGGGCTTTGACGCCGACCATAAAATTATTTTTGATGAGCCAAAAGTCTTGGCTTATCGCGCGAGCGTTCCGGATCTAGTTAAATATTTGAAAATACTTTTAACCGATGACAAGTTGCGGGAAAAAATGGGAGAAGAGGCGCATAAGCACGCAATGGCGAATTTTCAATACACAGATGTCGCCAAGCAAGCGCTCGAAATGATCAAAGAAAAAATAAAACTGAATTGA